The following coding sequences are from one Lolium rigidum isolate FL_2022 chromosome 6, APGP_CSIRO_Lrig_0.1, whole genome shotgun sequence window:
- the LOC124659098 gene encoding monothiol glutaredoxin-S3-like translates to MVHVARRLLLGQGANPAVLEVGDDADPAALVAALRSKDISTRGVADVVVDACGAAAMARHAHAAFPAVFIGGRLVGGLDRLMSMHIAGELVPVLKQAGALWL, encoded by the coding sequence ATGGTGCACGTGGCCCGGCGCCTACTCCTCGGGCAGGGTGCGAACCCGGCGGTGCTCGAGGTCGGCGACGACGCCGACCCGGCGGCCCTCGTCGCCGCGCTCCGGTCCAAAGACATCAGTACTAGGGgcgtcgcggacgtcgtcgtcgatgcgtgcggcgcggcggcgatggcgcgccACGCCCACGCGGCGTTCCCGGCGGTGTTCATCGGCGGCAGGCTGGTGGGCGGGCTGGACCGGCTCATGTCCATGCACATCGCCGGCGAGCTCGTGCCGGTCCTGAAGCAGGCAGGAGCCCTGTGGCTCTGA